Proteins encoded within one genomic window of Hermetia illucens chromosome 2, iHerIll2.2.curated.20191125, whole genome shotgun sequence:
- the LOC119649954 gene encoding acetyl-CoA acetyltransferase, cytosolic, which produces MSAQEVYIVSAARTPIGSFNGVFAKTSAADLGAIVVKEVCKRANIASEDVSEVIFGQTLTAGCGQNPVRQASMKAGIPKEVPAFGVNMLCGSGLKSVALGYQSIRSGDSTIVICGGQENMTMAPHVMNLRQGTKMGPATMVDSMVHDGLTDAMENIHMGITAENLAKKYNISREEQDKYATRSQNLTETAQKNGYFDKEIVPVEIPDRKGPIIVNKDEFPKHGTTVEALSKMRPCFIKDGTVTPGNASGINDSASAVLLMSGDEVAKRSVKPLAKIVGWSQAGCEPELMGIGPVGAVQNLLKKLSWNKDEVDLYELNEAFAAQALSVNKCLELNLDKVNIHGGAIALGHPIGASGNRVLVTLLYALMRTGGKKGIASLCIGGGMGIALAVEML; this is translated from the exons ATGAGTGCACAAGAAGTATATATTGTCTCTGCAGCCCGGACGCCAATTG gTTCCTTTAATGGCGTTTTTGCGAAGACATCCGCTGCCGATTTGGGGGCGATAGTTGTAAAGGAAGTTTGTAAACGAGCAAATATCGCTTCTGAAGATGTGTCTGAAGTAATTTTTGGACAA ACTCTCACAGCAGGTTGTGGGCAGAATCCTGTGAGGCAAGCTTCTATGAAAGCTGGAATACCAAAAGAAGTCCCTGCCTTTGGTGTCAACATGCTCTGCGGATCGGGTTTGAA ATCCGTAGCATTGGGTTACCAATCAATCCGTTCCGGCGACTCAACGATTGTTATCTGCGGAGGCCAAGAAAATATGACAATGGCACCCCATGTAATGAATCTCCGTCAAGGTACAAAGATGGGACCAGCTACCATGGTCGATTCAATGGTTCATGACGGTCTCACTGATGCAATGGAAAACATCCATATGGGCATAACAGCAGAGAATCTGGCAAAAAAGTACAATATTTCGCGCGAAGAACAAGACAAGTATGCCACTCGATCTCAAAACTTAACAGAAACTGCACAGAAAAACGGTTATTTTGATAAAGAAATTGTACCTGTAGAAATTCCCGATCGTAAAGGTCCCATTATTGTGAATAAAGATGAATTTCCAAAGCATGGTACTACGGTTGAAGCTTTGTCGAAAATGCGGCCGTGctttatcaag GATGGGACAGTAACACCAGGAAATGCATCAGGGATAAACGACTCAGCGTCTGCTGTATTATTGATGTCAGGGGACGAAGTGGCAAAGCGGTCAGTTAAACCGCTCGCTAAGATTGTAGGTTGGAGTCAGGCAGGATGTGAGCCGGAATTGATGGGTATTGGACCAGTTGGGGCAGTGCAAAACTTG CTTAAAAAACTTTCTTGGAACAAAGACGAAGTTGATCTTTACGAATTGAATGAAGCCTTTGCTGCTCAAGCGTTAAGCGTCAATAAATGCCTGGAATTGAATTTGGACAAAGTGAACATCCACGGGGGAGCTATTGCTTTGGGTCATCCTATAGGTGCCTCAGGAAATCGAGTATTAGTAACACTCTTATATGCGTTGATGAGAACGGGCGGTAAGAAAGGCATTGCATCTTTGTGCATTGGAGGTGGCATGGGTATTGCCTTAGCTGTGGAAATGCTTTAA